A window from Syntrophus gentianae encodes these proteins:
- a CDS encoding M23 family metallopeptidase: protein MKKGETLFSIARAYSVHVQDLAEVNNVENPNQVVVDQVLFIPDANEVVEDVMLQMRTQASASGRKKPTGGETPITRIPPGREAPSPAKQASKPESSPPSGVSLPKTSTPSPGSATGEVPEKQKEEATPTKREDLPVKESPPAPSPAPPRNSTGPLNKKEELPTEATGKLQFDKKRFAWPVKGRVISRFGIQPNKMYHNWISISAKDMTPVVAAASGTVIFSSELKDYGETIIIKHADNFATVYTHLKVRKVHLDDTVKKGEPIALVGKIGQEDKIYLNFEVRHQNRARNPLFFLP, encoded by the coding sequence GTGAAAAAAGGGGAGACCCTTTTCAGCATCGCCAGAGCCTATTCCGTGCATGTCCAGGATCTGGCGGAGGTCAATAACGTTGAAAATCCCAACCAGGTTGTAGTTGATCAGGTTCTCTTTATTCCTGATGCGAATGAAGTCGTTGAAGATGTCATGCTGCAGATGAGAACCCAGGCTTCCGCCTCGGGCCGGAAAAAACCGACCGGTGGAGAGACTCCAATCACCAGGATTCCGCCCGGCAGAGAAGCTCCTTCCCCTGCCAAACAAGCCTCCAAACCTGAAAGCAGCCCGCCATCAGGTGTCTCTCTCCCGAAGACCTCAACACCCTCTCCAGGAAGCGCAACGGGGGAAGTCCCTGAAAAGCAGAAAGAGGAGGCAACTCCGACGAAGCGAGAGGACTTGCCTGTCAAAGAGAGTCCCCCCGCTCCTTCGCCGGCGCCGCCTAGAAACAGCACCGGGCCATTGAATAAGAAAGAGGAGTTGCCAACGGAAGCCACGGGTAAGCTTCAGTTTGACAAAAAGCGATTTGCCTGGCCCGTCAAGGGACGGGTCATCTCCCGGTTCGGTATTCAGCCCAACAAAATGTATCACAACTGGATCAGCATCAGCGCTAAGGATATGACGCCCGTTGTTGCAGCGGCCAGCGGAACGGTGATCTTTTCCTCGGAACTGAAGGATTACGGGGAGACGATTATTATCAAGCACGCGGATAATTTTGCCACGGTCTATACCCATCTGAAGGTCCGGAAGGTTCATCTGGATGATACCGTCAAGAAGGGGGAACCGATCGCCTTGGTCGGCAAGATCGGTCAGGAGGATAAGATCTATCTGAATTTTGAGGTTCGACACCAGAACAGGGCGCGGAATCCACTCTTTTTTCTTCCATAA
- a CDS encoding alkaline phosphatase family protein — MEYKFSGHVMSQGVRNAYRRNSDDETLEPLVLMDGKKQPVGPIRKNDAVIFYNIRGEREIELTRSLTEKGFSAFSPTADLSLSFATMIEYRKELNVQVAFPPEGEVEDTLSDVLARHAFKQAKITEAEKAVHVTYFLNGKKEEPLPGEERIIVPSRKDVHLFDEAPEMSIENITRAILGKIADPSCPFIFANFPNVDVVGHIENEAAILRAVEAVDRQAGVVLDEARRQGLTVMVTADHGTVEKWLYPDGVVDTGHTDSPVPFILLHDTPDLQLRPEGALTDIAPTILQLFRLPVPAAMTGKSLIAHPDPDRIRPAQRLLVLVLDGWGESPQTEGNLIAKAATPTMDSLKKTHPWTTLLAAGEAVGLPAGTVGNSEAGHLHIGAGRQIYADRVRINRAIEDGTFFENEAFLNVMAAAKRNSQALHLLGIVSFFSSHGSLSHLFALMELAKRENVPEVYIHAMLGRRGEMPESGALYVEKIEKKAAELQKGKVVSVIGRYWSMDREENWDRIQRTYDMLVYGKGEPVFSPC; from the coding sequence ATGGAATACAAGTTCTCCGGCCATGTCATGTCACAGGGCGTCAGGAATGCATACCGACGCAACAGCGATGATGAAACATTGGAGCCGCTGGTTCTGATGGATGGGAAGAAACAACCGGTCGGTCCGATCAGGAAAAACGATGCCGTCATTTTTTACAATATCCGGGGAGAGCGAGAAATCGAATTGACCCGCAGCCTCACCGAGAAAGGGTTTTCCGCTTTTTCCCCAACGGCGGACCTGTCTTTGTCCTTTGCCACGATGATCGAATACCGGAAGGAATTGAACGTTCAAGTGGCCTTTCCCCCCGAGGGAGAAGTCGAGGATACCCTCAGCGATGTCCTCGCTCGACACGCTTTCAAACAGGCCAAGATCACCGAAGCGGAAAAGGCGGTTCATGTCACCTACTTCCTCAATGGGAAGAAAGAAGAGCCTCTGCCCGGAGAGGAAAGAATCATCGTTCCCTCGCGCAAAGATGTCCATCTCTTTGATGAAGCCCCGGAAATGTCCATCGAGAACATCACCCGGGCCATTCTCGGGAAGATTGCCGATCCGTCCTGCCCTTTCATCTTTGCAAATTTTCCCAATGTGGATGTGGTCGGTCACATTGAAAACGAAGCAGCTATCCTCAGAGCGGTGGAAGCCGTCGACCGTCAGGCGGGCGTCGTCCTCGACGAGGCCCGGCGACAAGGCCTGACGGTGATGGTTACCGCCGACCACGGCACGGTCGAAAAGTGGCTGTACCCCGATGGCGTCGTCGACACGGGTCATACGGACAGTCCCGTCCCTTTCATCCTCCTCCATGACACCCCGGATCTTCAACTCCGGCCGGAGGGCGCACTGACGGATATCGCCCCAACCATCCTTCAGCTTTTTCGACTTCCCGTGCCGGCGGCAATGACCGGAAAATCGCTGATTGCCCACCCCGATCCCGACCGGATCAGGCCGGCACAGCGACTCCTTGTGCTTGTCCTTGACGGTTGGGGAGAAAGCCCCCAGACCGAGGGGAATCTGATTGCAAAGGCCGCCACACCAACCATGGATTCCCTGAAAAAGACCCATCCCTGGACAACCCTGCTAGCGGCCGGGGAAGCCGTTGGCTTGCCCGCCGGGACTGTCGGCAATTCAGAAGCCGGACATCTCCATATCGGCGCGGGAAGGCAGATCTATGCCGATCGGGTCCGCATCAATCGAGCCATTGAGGATGGCACTTTTTTCGAGAACGAGGCCTTTCTGAACGTCATGGCTGCAGCAAAGCGGAATTCCCAGGCCCTTCATCTGCTGGGCATCGTATCCTTTTTCAGTTCCCATGGGTCCCTTTCCCATCTCTTTGCCCTGATGGAGCTGGCCAAACGGGAAAATGTCCCGGAGGTCTACATTCACGCCATGCTTGGCCGCCGGGGTGAAATGCCGGAAAGCGGCGCTTTGTATGTTGAAAAGATCGAGAAGAAGGCGGCGGAGCTTCAGAAAGGAAAGGTGGTTTCGGTCATCGGCCGTTACTGGTCCATGGACCGCGAAGAGAACTGGGATCGAATCCAAAGAACCTACGACATGCTCGTCTATGGGAAGGGAGAACCCGTATTCAGCCCATGTTGA
- a CDS encoding molybdenum cofactor biosynthesis protein MoaE: MDLLGMIQKVKSRPDFHKAGMILCHNGVVRGTTRDGKPISELTITVDRPRLEAIIAEAKSRPGILDVLVEIREGLLHVGDDVMYIVVAGDIRENVSAALMDTLNRIKAEVTRKQEKLV, translated from the coding sequence ATGGATCTGTTGGGAATGATTCAAAAGGTAAAGAGCCGTCCCGATTTTCACAAGGCAGGGATGATCCTGTGCCATAATGGTGTGGTCAGGGGAACGACCCGGGACGGGAAACCCATTTCCGAGCTTACAATCACGGTCGACAGGCCGCGCCTTGAGGCCATCATCGCGGAGGCGAAAAGCCGGCCGGGGATTCTGGACGTTCTCGTTGAAATTCGCGAAGGTCTGCTTCACGTCGGCGACGACGTGATGTATATCGTCGTAGCCGGTGATATCCGCGAGAACGTATCGGCGGCTCTGATGGACACCCTGAACCGGATCAAGGCCGAGGTGACCAGAAAGCAGGAAAAGTTAGTATAG
- a CDS encoding radical SAM protein, which yields MDFSFEQGPIRPPSEAKSLLIRVTRNCPWNKCAFCNSYRGRKFELRSLDEIFADIGKMKEIVNHVRELSLKLGEGGQLTNKVVRLIFGQENAYDDGFRSVAAWLYYGGQSVFIQDADSLIIKTDTLASVLNEIKSAFPFVTRITSYCRSKTASRKSVEELKRLKSAGLSRIHIGMESGYDPLLAFIRKGVTAAEHIKGGRHVVEAGLSLSEYVVPGLGGTRWTREHAEETARVLNEINPDFIRLRSLHAVPGTDLHDKILQGEFIPLSDNEVVKEIRSFLEKLEGINSTVVSDHILNLLEEVQGKLPDDKNKILAVIDRYLALSEKDQLIFRLGRRKGIYRSLDDLSDSRTYNTLRTTVEQYELREPGQLDKALSQMMHNYI from the coding sequence ATGGATTTTTCATTTGAACAAGGTCCAATTCGGCCACCCAGTGAAGCCAAAAGCCTGCTTATTCGGGTGACTCGCAACTGCCCCTGGAACAAGTGCGCCTTCTGTAATTCGTATCGGGGTAGGAAATTCGAGCTGCGGTCCCTCGATGAGATTTTTGCCGATATAGGAAAAATGAAGGAAATCGTCAATCATGTTCGAGAATTGTCCTTGAAGCTCGGCGAAGGGGGACAGCTGACGAATAAAGTGGTCCGACTGATCTTCGGTCAGGAAAACGCCTATGACGATGGCTTCCGGTCTGTGGCCGCCTGGCTTTATTATGGAGGGCAATCCGTTTTTATCCAGGATGCCGATTCACTGATCATCAAGACGGACACCCTGGCTTCCGTCTTGAACGAAATCAAAAGCGCCTTTCCTTTTGTGACGCGGATTACCTCCTATTGTCGTTCGAAAACGGCCTCCAGAAAATCGGTGGAGGAATTGAAACGGCTCAAGTCCGCCGGGTTATCGAGAATTCACATCGGGATGGAAAGCGGCTATGATCCCTTGCTGGCCTTCATTCGCAAGGGGGTCACCGCCGCAGAGCACATCAAGGGGGGGCGTCATGTTGTTGAAGCGGGTCTTTCGCTCAGTGAATATGTGGTGCCGGGGCTGGGGGGAACTCGATGGACGCGGGAACACGCCGAAGAAACAGCGCGTGTGCTCAATGAGATCAACCCCGATTTCATCCGATTGAGATCTCTGCATGCCGTGCCGGGGACCGATCTTCATGACAAGATCCTGCAGGGTGAATTTATTCCTTTGAGCGATAACGAAGTGGTGAAGGAAATCCGGTCTTTTCTTGAGAAACTCGAGGGCATAAATTCCACTGTGGTCAGCGATCATATCCTGAATCTTCTGGAAGAGGTCCAAGGGAAGTTGCCGGACGACAAGAATAAAATCCTGGCCGTTATTGACCGCTACCTGGCTTTATCGGAGAAAGATCAGCTGATTTTCCGGCTTGGCAGGAGAAAGGGAATCTACCGGAGTCTTGATGATCTATCCGACAGTCGAACGTACAATACCTTGAGGACAACGGTTGAGCAATATGAACTCCGGGAGCCTGGCCAATTGGATAAGGCCTTATCCCAGATGATGCATAATTATATTTAG
- a CDS encoding DUF721 domain-containing protein yields MRRRATQKKLEPLGQVLQKALKRRHAPIDLEEKRILALWDKAVGPQIAAQTRPSRIKGKTLFVIVSTSVWMQQLHYLKPNIIKQFNSLAQKGEIRNIYFSLGRIDASPFLPPAPSSTPSRDVSWILNKRDSQMIADCTKNISDEELREIVKGVMTKEITRRRMTESGKVP; encoded by the coding sequence ATGCGTCGAAGAGCCACTCAGAAAAAATTGGAACCCCTTGGACAGGTTCTTCAGAAGGCCTTGAAAAGGCGACACGCCCCGATCGACCTTGAAGAGAAAAGGATTCTCGCCTTATGGGACAAGGCCGTCGGCCCTCAAATTGCCGCCCAGACGCGCCCCAGTCGCATCAAGGGCAAGACGCTTTTCGTGATCGTTTCCACTTCGGTCTGGATGCAGCAGCTCCATTACCTCAAGCCGAACATCATCAAGCAATTTAACTCCCTAGCACAAAAAGGGGAAATCCGGAATATCTACTTTTCTCTGGGCCGGATTGACGCTTCGCCCTTCCTTCCGCCAGCGCCCTCCTCCACCCCTTCCCGGGATGTTTCCTGGATCCTGAATAAACGCGATTCCCAGATGATCGCCGACTGCACAAAAAACATTTCCGACGAAGAACTCCGGGAAATCGTCAAGGGGGTCATGACCAAGGAAATTACCCGCCGCCGAATGACGGAATCAGGGAAAGTTCCTTGA
- a CDS encoding CarD family transcriptional regulator: MFKVGDLAVYPAQGVGVIEAIESREVMGSTQKFYIMKIMSNGMKIMIPTGSAEAVGLRELILENDVPKVYEILKNKDITIDKQTWNKRYREYLEKIKTGSVFEIARVLRDLLILKNDKNLSFGERKMMDTAKSLLIKEISIASNAEETKIEQDLKSIFSLQ, encoded by the coding sequence ATGTTTAAGGTGGGTGATTTGGCAGTATATCCAGCGCAGGGTGTGGGTGTCATTGAGGCCATTGAAAGCAGGGAAGTCATGGGGAGCACTCAGAAGTTCTATATCATGAAAATTATGAGCAATGGCATGAAGATTATGATCCCCACGGGCAGCGCGGAAGCGGTAGGTCTTAGAGAATTGATCCTCGAGAATGACGTCCCGAAGGTTTATGAAATCCTGAAGAACAAAGATATAACCATCGACAAACAGACTTGGAATAAGAGATATCGGGAATATCTGGAAAAGATCAAAACGGGTTCGGTTTTTGAGATTGCCCGGGTGCTAAGGGATCTACTGATTCTGAAAAATGACAAAAACCTGTCATTCGGTGAACGAAAGATGATGGATACGGCCAAGAGTCTGCTGATCAAGGAGATCTCTATTGCCAGTAATGCTGAAGAAACGAAAATCGAGCAGGATCTGAAGTCCATTTTCTCTCTGCAGTAA
- a CDS encoding O-acetyl-ADP-ribose deacetylase — MEHLVGNSRLVLVQGDITREETDALVNAANSGLRGGGGVDGAIHRAGGPAILAECRKIGGCPPGQAVLTTGGNLKARYVIHTVGPIYRDGAHGEAEILASAYRESLKLASATKLKSLSFPAISAGVYGYPLQEAARIALTTVLDYLKTHSDIELVRFVLFGQNTFDAFAAVLRDLGPLY, encoded by the coding sequence ATGGAACATTTGGTTGGGAACAGCAGATTGGTCCTGGTCCAGGGAGACATCACCCGGGAAGAAACGGACGCCCTTGTCAATGCCGCCAACAGCGGGCTGAGAGGCGGAGGCGGGGTCGATGGCGCCATTCACCGGGCCGGCGGACCGGCCATATTGGCTGAATGCCGGAAAATCGGAGGCTGCCCCCCCGGCCAGGCCGTTCTCACCACGGGCGGCAATCTCAAGGCCCGTTATGTGATTCACACCGTGGGTCCGATTTATCGGGACGGCGCCCATGGCGAAGCGGAGATCCTGGCCAGCGCTTATCGGGAAAGCCTGAAACTGGCATCGGCTACCAAGCTGAAAAGCCTTTCCTTCCCGGCCATCAGCGCCGGAGTCTATGGCTATCCCCTGCAGGAGGCCGCCCGGATCGCCCTGACAACGGTCCTCGACTACCTGAAGACCCACAGCGACATCGAACTCGTCCGTTTCGTCCTTTTCGGGCAGAACACCTTCGACGCCTTTGCCGCGGTTCTTCGGGATCTTGGTCCGCTATACTAA
- a CDS encoding protein-L-isoaspartate(D-aspartate) O-methyltransferase → MMDRFQKQRWRMVDTQIRARGIADSRILEAMSKIQRHLFVDEALADQAYNDNPLPIGELQTISQPYMVALMTDAMELKGRERVLEIGTGSGYQTALLAELADQVFSIERIASLANNARRILDHLGYYNVAIRVGDGTYGWKEEAPFDAILVTAGAPGIPQPLIEQLAIGGRLVLPVGGRSIQDLIKITRQSEDIQDVKKESLGGCRFVDLIGEYGWSG, encoded by the coding sequence ATGATGGACAGATTTCAAAAGCAGCGGTGGCGAATGGTTGATACCCAGATTCGGGCAAGAGGAATTGCAGATTCTCGTATTCTGGAGGCGATGTCCAAGATTCAGCGGCATCTTTTTGTAGATGAAGCCCTGGCGGATCAGGCTTACAACGATAATCCCCTTCCCATCGGGGAACTGCAGACCATTTCCCAACCTTATATGGTGGCCCTGATGACGGATGCCATGGAGCTTAAAGGGAGGGAGCGGGTTCTGGAAATTGGCACGGGTTCTGGATATCAGACAGCCCTGCTGGCGGAATTGGCTGATCAGGTCTTTTCCATAGAGAGGATTGCCTCGCTGGCCAATAATGCCCGTCGCATCCTGGACCATCTGGGATATTACAATGTGGCGATCCGGGTCGGAGACGGAACTTATGGCTGGAAGGAAGAAGCGCCCTTTGATGCCATTCTGGTTACGGCGGGAGCGCCCGGAATTCCCCAGCCGCTCATTGAACAGCTGGCCATCGGAGGGCGGCTGGTCCTGCCGGTAGGGGGGAGATCTATTCAGGATCTCATCAAAATTACGAGGCAATCAGAAGATATTCAAGATGTTAAGAAAGAAAGCCTGGGAGGCTGCCGTTTTGTAGACCTGATTGGAGAATATGGCTGGTCCGGCTGA